From the Pseudomonadota bacterium genome, one window contains:
- a CDS encoding MBL fold metallo-hydrolase, producing the protein MMQVKFWGVRGSIPCPGPDTVKYGGNTPCIELRIRESGRLIIIDAGSGIRELGNYMMAHDLPKGPIRAELFLTHTHWDHIMGYPFFTPIYIPGTEIRVCGPVNHEEDSLEGIVGGQMSYRYFPVRHLELAAKIKYTSLKEGKFDLGEGMVLTTKYLNHPVLCLGYRFQYKGKVFCTAYDTEPFQNLFTTDINDPSYDKDMAQEGKAVADEQNKAIEDFFKGVDVLVHDAQYTKREYKESRVGWGHSSIEHTVAAANRAGVKNLVLFHHEPGRSDKEIDRIAEELHAGKKWSTNLIFAREGMVIDV; encoded by the coding sequence GTGATGCAGGTTAAATTCTGGGGAGTGCGGGGGTCTATTCCCTGCCCCGGGCCCGATACCGTGAAGTATGGGGGAAACACACCATGTATAGAGCTGCGAATAAGGGAGAGCGGAAGGCTTATTATTATTGATGCCGGATCAGGGATCCGGGAACTCGGCAATTATATGATGGCCCATGACCTGCCAAAAGGACCGATCCGGGCCGAACTTTTTCTGACTCACACCCATTGGGACCACATCATGGGATATCCGTTTTTCACCCCGATCTATATTCCGGGCACCGAGATCAGGGTCTGCGGGCCGGTGAACCATGAGGAGGACAGCCTGGAGGGAATAGTCGGCGGTCAGATGTCATACCGTTATTTCCCGGTCCGACATCTGGAGCTGGCGGCAAAGATTAAATACACCAGCCTGAAGGAAGGGAAATTCGATCTGGGAGAAGGGATGGTTCTTACCACCAAATATCTGAACCATCCTGTGTTATGTCTGGGCTACCGTTTTCAATACAAGGGAAAGGTGTTCTGTACCGCATACGACACCGAACCGTTTCAGAACCTTTTCACCACAGATATCAATGATCCCTCGTATGACAAAGACATGGCGCAGGAAGGAAAGGCTGTGGCCGATGAGCAGAACAAGGCCATTGAAGATTTCTTCAAGGGCGTCGATGTGCTTGTTCACGACGCGCAATACACCAAACGGGAGTATAAGGAATCCAGAGTGGGCTGGGGGCACAGCTCGATTGAGCATACGGTTGCTGCGGCAAACCGGGCCGGGGTCAAGAATCTGGTGCTTTTTCATCACGAGCCTGGCCGTTCCGACAAAGAGATCGACAGGATCGCAGAAGAACTCCATGCCGGCAAGAAATGGTCAACGAATCTGATCTTTGCCCGGGAAGGGATGGTGATCGATGTGTAG
- the fusA gene encoding elongation factor G, with the protein MSDDLAKVRNIGISAHIDSGKTTLTERILYYTQKIHAIHEVRGKDGVGAKMDSMELEKERGITIASAATHCTWKGHDINIIDTPGHVDFTIEVERALRVLDGAVLVLCSVGGVQSQSITVNRQMTRYNVPRIAFINKCDRTGANPLRVTNQLREKLQLNAIRLQLPIGLEADLKGVVDLVTMKAVYFEGDNGEIIREAEIPAELMADAEAAREELLDAASMHSDELMEAVLEGTPTPAMIRDAIRRGTLALDITPVFVGSAYKNKGVQALLDGVNSYLPNPMDVENIALDLSNGEAEVKVTNRPEDPLVALAFKLEDGRYGQLTYVRTYQGVLKKGDAIVNSRTGKKVKVGRLVRMHADEMEEIDKSGSGDIVALFGVDCASGDTFTSGDLNYSMSSMHIPAPVISLAIVPSDNKAQNNMSKALNRFTKEDPTFKTYVDEETNETIISGMGELHLEVYIERMKREYGAVVAVGAPQVAYRETITKRAEFNYSHKKQTGGSGQFGRVAGYMEPTTDGQEYEFVDSIVGGSIPREFIPSCDKGFQKSLAKGSLAEAPVTGVRVVINDGSSHAVDSSDIAFQLAAIGAFKEGYQKAGPVLMEPIMKVSVEGPTEFQGGIMGSINQRRGMIIGTTEEGNYTVVEAEVPLSEMFGYSTILRSLTQGKAEFTMEFSVYRQVPKNVAEGIIQERMKQKKSN; encoded by the coding sequence ATGAGCGACGATCTGGCAAAAGTTAGGAATATCGGGATCAGTGCCCATATCGATTCGGGCAAGACCACCCTGACCGAGAGGATCCTTTATTATACCCAGAAGATCCATGCGATCCATGAAGTCCGGGGCAAGGACGGCGTGGGTGCAAAAATGGATTCGATGGAACTTGAAAAGGAAAGGGGGATCACCATTGCCTCCGCTGCAACTCATTGCACCTGGAAGGGTCACGATATCAACATTATCGACACCCCCGGGCATGTTGACTTTACCATTGAGGTCGAGAGGGCTTTGCGCGTGCTTGATGGTGCGGTCCTTGTTCTCTGCTCGGTGGGCGGGGTGCAGTCCCAGAGCATCACCGTAAACCGGCAGATGACCAGATACAACGTCCCCCGGATCGCATTCATCAACAAGTGTGATCGGACCGGAGCAAACCCTCTGCGGGTAACCAACCAGCTTCGGGAGAAACTCCAGCTCAATGCGATCAGACTCCAGCTGCCCATCGGGCTCGAAGCGGATTTGAAGGGTGTGGTTGATCTGGTGACCATGAAGGCTGTTTATTTCGAAGGCGATAACGGGGAGATCATCCGCGAGGCGGAGATTCCGGCAGAACTCATGGCGGATGCCGAAGCAGCTCGGGAAGAACTCCTTGATGCCGCTTCCATGCACTCCGACGAGCTGATGGAAGCGGTGCTCGAAGGAACACCAACCCCGGCAATGATTCGAGACGCAATAAGGCGCGGGACTCTCGCCTTGGACATTACACCGGTGTTTGTCGGTTCCGCCTATAAGAACAAAGGGGTTCAGGCACTCCTTGACGGGGTGAACAGTTATCTGCCGAACCCGATGGATGTTGAAAATATCGCGCTTGATCTGAGCAACGGGGAAGCCGAAGTCAAGGTAACCAACCGCCCCGAAGATCCGTTGGTAGCCCTTGCTTTCAAACTCGAAGACGGCCGTTACGGCCAGCTCACCTATGTCAGAACCTATCAGGGTGTCCTGAAAAAAGGGGATGCCATCGTCAACAGCAGGACGGGCAAGAAGGTCAAGGTCGGGCGGCTGGTCAGGATGCATGCCGACGAGATGGAAGAGATCGACAAGTCCGGCTCAGGAGACATCGTGGCCCTGTTCGGTGTTGATTGTGCATCGGGAGATACCTTTACTTCAGGGGATCTGAATTACTCGATGAGTTCCATGCATATTCCGGCGCCGGTTATCTCCCTGGCAATTGTGCCGTCGGATAACAAGGCCCAGAACAACATGTCGAAGGCGCTGAACCGCTTCACCAAGGAGGATCCGACCTTCAAGACCTATGTTGATGAAGAAACCAATGAAACCATAATTTCCGGGATGGGAGAACTGCATCTCGAAGTCTATATCGAAAGGATGAAGAGGGAGTATGGTGCAGTGGTCGCTGTCGGCGCTCCTCAGGTCGCTTACCGCGAAACCATTACCAAAAGAGCGGAGTTTAACTACAGCCATAAGAAACAGACGGGTGGTTCCGGGCAGTTTGGTCGGGTGGCAGGATACATGGAGCCCACCACGGATGGACAGGAATACGAATTTGTCGACAGTATTGTGGGTGGGTCGATTCCCAGGGAATTTATTCCTTCCTGTGATAAGGGTTTCCAGAAGAGTCTGGCCAAGGGTTCCCTGGCGGAAGCTCCGGTCACCGGGGTGAGAGTGGTCATTAATGACGGTTCCTCGCACGCGGTGGATTCGTCGGATATCGCTTTTCAGCTTGCGGCCATCGGCGCGTTCAAGGAAGGATATCAGAAGGCAGGCCCGGTATTGATGGAGCCGATCATGAAAGTCTCTGTTGAAGGGCCCACCGAGTTCCAGGGCGGGATCATGGGCAGTATCAACCAGCGTCGGGGTATGATCATCGGCACAACCGAGGAAGGTAATTATACAGTTGTTGAGGCGGAAGTGCCTCTTTCCGAGATGTTCGGCTATTCGACCATATTAAGGTCGCTGACTCAGGGCAAGGCTGAATTTACCATGGAGTTTTCAGTGTATCGCCAGGTGCCGAAGAATGTTGCTGAAGGGATTATTCAGGAACGGATGAAGCAGAAGAAGAGCAATTAA
- the hisA gene encoding phosphoribosylformimino-5-aminoimidazole carboxamide ribotide isomerase translates to MKFRPCIDIHEGRVKQIIGSSLSDFDHAALLTNFASEHPPAYYAEMYRRDNLTGGHVIMLGPGNDGAAAEALEAWPGGMQLGGGVNAGNAMKWLDRGASAVIVTSYVFHDGAVNEERLRKLVGTVGAERLVIDLSCRKKDGRYYVVTDRWQKFTEVEINREAIAYFSGFCSELLIHAADVEGKCEGVAVDLIALLADLVTIPTTYAGGVKDLADLKLVKEVGKGRLDVTVGSALDIFGGSGISYREAVDFCSR, encoded by the coding sequence ATGAAATTTCGACCATGCATAGACATTCATGAGGGAAGGGTTAAGCAGATCATCGGCTCATCCCTGTCAGATTTTGATCACGCCGCCCTGCTGACCAATTTTGCCTCTGAGCATCCGCCTGCGTATTACGCAGAGATGTACCGCCGCGACAACCTCACCGGAGGGCATGTAATCATGCTTGGCCCCGGGAATGACGGCGCTGCTGCCGAGGCGCTTGAGGCATGGCCTGGCGGCATGCAGCTGGGGGGGGGCGTCAATGCCGGGAATGCCATGAAATGGCTCGACCGGGGGGCTTCTGCGGTGATCGTGACATCCTATGTTTTCCATGACGGGGCGGTCAATGAAGAGAGGTTGCGAAAGCTTGTCGGGACCGTGGGGGCGGAGCGGCTGGTGATCGATCTCAGCTGCAGGAAGAAAGACGGGCGATATTATGTGGTCACTGATCGGTGGCAGAAATTTACCGAGGTTGAGATTAACCGGGAGGCCATCGCGTATTTTTCCGGATTCTGCAGTGAGCTGCTGATCCATGCAGCCGATGTGGAGGGGAAATGCGAAGGGGTTGCCGTTGATCTGATTGCCCTGCTTGCTGACCTGGTTACTATTCCGACCACCTACGCCGGCGGGGTAAAAGACCTTGCCGATCTTAAACTTGTAAAGGAGGTTGGCAAAGGGCGGCTCGATGTGACTGTGGGCAGCGCTCTTGATATTTTTGGCGGTTCCGGGATCAGTTACCGGGAAGCCGTGGATTTCTGCAGTCGGTAG
- a CDS encoding HDOD domain-containing protein, with amino-acid sequence MTESLPTNDVRFRQIQDYIDRMPSLSTTVTKVLEVCNRPNTSPNDLNRVISLDPVLTGQVLKLINSAYYSLPNQITSLTRAIIMLGLNTVKNLALSTAVLGAFKSDAFQALSMDGFWAHSICVGVTVKTLAAKLEIPVAMREEYFVAGLLHDLGKIPLNNCFSEEYSRILNLAVLEQGPLKRAEEMMLGFDHGQVGGMIAGKWQLNEAITDVLSDHHTPENITGERSQMVMMTSLANVYANINQFGTAGDQYQDESQLSWLLESLGLKWSDLQAMEGTVRAEIEKAQIFLQISEEAW; translated from the coding sequence ATGACAGAATCACTGCCGACCAATGATGTGAGGTTCAGGCAGATTCAGGACTATATCGACCGGATGCCGAGTCTTTCGACAACCGTTACGAAAGTGCTGGAAGTGTGCAATCGTCCCAATACTTCTCCCAATGATCTTAACCGAGTGATTTCCCTCGACCCGGTTCTCACCGGTCAGGTCCTCAAGCTGATCAATTCGGCTTATTATTCATTGCCCAACCAGATCACGTCACTCACCAGGGCCATCATTATGCTCGGCCTGAATACCGTTAAAAACCTGGCTTTGAGTACCGCTGTTCTCGGGGCTTTCAAGTCGGATGCCTTTCAGGCCCTGTCCATGGACGGATTCTGGGCCCACTCCATCTGCGTTGGAGTGACCGTAAAAACCCTGGCCGCGAAACTTGAAATTCCAGTGGCCATGCGGGAGGAGTATTTTGTAGCCGGTCTGCTTCACGATCTTGGTAAAATCCCGCTGAACAACTGCTTTTCAGAGGAGTACAGCCGGATATTGAACCTGGCGGTCCTTGAGCAGGGGCCGTTGAAGCGTGCCGAGGAGATGATGCTTGGCTTTGATCATGGTCAGGTTGGCGGAATGATCGCCGGCAAATGGCAACTCAATGAAGCAATTACCGATGTGCTGAGCGACCATCACACTCCGGAAAATATCACCGGGGAGAGAAGTCAGATGGTGATGATGACCAGTCTGGCCAATGTCTATGCCAACATCAATCAGTTCGGTACCGCAGGGGATCAGTATCAGGATGAATCCCAGCTTTCCTGGCTGTTGGAATCACTGGGTCTTAAATGGAGTGACCTGCAGGCGATGGAGGGGACGGTCAGGGCTGAAATTGAAAAAGCACAGATTTTTCTCCAAATCTCAGAGGAGGCGTGGTGA